A stretch of Deltaproteobacteria bacterium DNA encodes these proteins:
- a CDS encoding FAD-binding oxidoreductase, which yields MDTPKSSKNQRFTVDGREPEEVNIPESVEQLAGTLHRADEQRRAVVPTGLGAFLHLGAPPRKYDVALSLQQLNHVVDYQPTDMTVTVEAGMPLAQLQQELGAHGQWLPIDPPLPERATIGGIVAANLSGPARLAHGTIRDALLGLKAVRADGTVIKGGGKVVKNVAGYDIPKLFCGSFGTLGVIVEATFKVLPRPEAQATLAFACPTVDAAMNAVLHITGSELQPAFLEIANFAPLASFNGPYPYRLFVGFAGIAEEVQYQRERLCTLVGADGAVEMACGEEQAQSLVQTLRDFPAQGSATLRCKASLLPTKVALFCRDAEAEAQSRGLSVQLLAHAGNGIVYSRFTQLDELPPDKLISFIDWLRILTKKLAGYLVVEDLAATLKERVDVWGHVGGAFPLMKRLKDTLDPNGTLNPGRFVGGI from the coding sequence TTGGACACACCCAAGTCATCGAAAAACCAGCGCTTCACCGTTGACGGACGCGAACCAGAGGAAGTGAACATCCCCGAATCGGTCGAGCAACTGGCGGGGACGTTGCATCGCGCTGACGAGCAACGGCGCGCCGTGGTGCCGACCGGTCTCGGCGCATTTCTGCATCTTGGCGCGCCGCCGCGCAAATACGACGTGGCGCTCTCGTTGCAACAGCTCAACCACGTCGTCGATTATCAACCGACGGATATGACGGTGACAGTCGAGGCCGGGATGCCGCTGGCTCAACTGCAACAGGAGCTGGGCGCACATGGGCAATGGCTGCCTATCGACCCGCCGCTACCGGAGCGAGCCACCATCGGCGGTATTGTGGCGGCAAACTTGAGCGGACCAGCACGTCTTGCGCACGGCACGATTCGCGATGCCTTGCTGGGCCTGAAAGCTGTGCGCGCCGATGGCACGGTAATCAAAGGTGGCGGCAAGGTGGTCAAAAACGTCGCCGGTTACGATATTCCCAAACTGTTCTGCGGCTCGTTCGGTACCCTGGGCGTGATCGTCGAAGCCACTTTCAAGGTGCTGCCGCGACCCGAGGCGCAAGCGACCTTGGCGTTTGCCTGTCCCACGGTGGACGCGGCGATGAACGCGGTCTTGCACATCACGGGGTCCGAACTCCAGCCCGCCTTTTTAGAAATCGCCAATTTCGCGCCGCTTGCGTCGTTCAACGGTCCCTATCCCTATCGCCTCTTCGTTGGTTTCGCCGGTATTGCCGAAGAGGTGCAGTATCAGCGCGAGCGTCTGTGTACCCTCGTTGGCGCGGACGGCGCGGTAGAGATGGCTTGTGGAGAGGAACAGGCACAGTCGCTGGTGCAAACGCTACGTGACTTTCCCGCACAGGGGAGCGCAACCTTACGGTGCAAAGCCAGTCTCTTACCCACGAAGGTCGCCCTGTTTTGCCGAGACGCGGAAGCCGAAGCCCAGTCACGCGGTCTTTCGGTGCAACTGCTGGCGCATGCCGGGAACGGCATTGTCTACAGCCGCTTTACCCAGCTGGACGAACTGCCCCCGGACAAGCTGATCTCGTTTATCGACTGGCTGCGCATCCTGACGAAAAAACTCGCGGGCTACCTCGTGGTCGAAGATCTGGCGGCGACACTCAAAGAGCGAGTCGATGTCTGGGGCCATGTGGGCGGGGCTTTTCCGCTGATGAAACGACTGAAAGATACCCTCGATCCCAACGGAACTCTCAATCCCGGGCGGTTTGTGGGGGGAATCTGA
- a CDS encoding CoA transferase — protein MPLPLEQIRVIDLTRARSGPTCVRQLADMGAQVVKVEQPDDEEGVSRHNSDFQNLHRNKRSLVLNLKDPRGLAILKRLAAKSDVLVENYRPDVKKRLGIDYTDLQPLNPRLIYASISGFGQTGPYRGRPGYDQIAQGMGGLMSITGPPGGGPWRVGIPIADLSAGLLAAQGVLVALFERERSGEGQWVHTSLLEAMVSMLDFQATRWLMDKEVPPQAGNDHPTGIPTGAFKTQDGYVNIAASGQHMWRRLCEALDAIELLDDPRFSSPGRRSRNRHELNPLLEQKLQSKPTMEWVDILNAAGVPLRELGVQADEIERLRQEKVI, from the coding sequence ATGCCGCTGCCGTTAGAACAGATTCGTGTGATCGACTTAACCCGCGCACGCTCCGGCCCTACGTGTGTACGTCAGCTCGCCGACATGGGTGCGCAGGTTGTCAAGGTCGAGCAGCCGGATGACGAAGAAGGAGTCAGCCGTCACAACTCCGATTTCCAGAACTTGCATCGTAACAAACGTAGCCTCGTGCTGAATCTGAAAGACCCACGCGGCCTCGCGATCTTGAAGCGATTAGCAGCCAAATCCGACGTCTTGGTGGAAAACTACCGGCCCGATGTGAAGAAACGTCTCGGCATCGACTACACCGACCTCCAGCCACTGAACCCGCGTCTGATTTATGCCAGCATCTCCGGATTCGGTCAGACCGGCCCGTATCGCGGTCGCCCGGGATACGATCAGATTGCCCAGGGGATGGGCGGACTCATGAGCATTACCGGCCCGCCGGGCGGCGGCCCGTGGCGTGTCGGCATTCCCATTGCCGATCTCAGCGCCGGTCTGCTGGCGGCGCAAGGCGTCTTAGTGGCTCTCTTCGAACGCGAACGCTCGGGCGAAGGGCAATGGGTCCACACGTCTTTGTTGGAGGCCATGGTGTCGATGTTGGATTTTCAGGCAACACGCTGGCTGATGGATAAGGAAGTGCCGCCACAAGCTGGCAACGATCACCCCACCGGCATTCCCACCGGCGCGTTCAAGACTCAGGATGGGTATGTCAATATCGCCGCCAGTGGTCAGCACATGTGGCGTCGCTTGTGCGAAGCGCTCGACGCGATAGAGCTGCTCGACGACCCACGCTTCTCCTCCCCCGGGCGGCGCTCTCGGAACCGGCACGAACTCAATCCACTCCTGGAACAGAAACTTCAGAGCAAACCGACGATGGAATGGGTGGACATCCTCAATGCTGCCGGCGTGCCTCTCCGGGAGCTAGGCGTACAGGCTGATGAGATCGAGCGCTTGCGGCAGGAGAAGGTAATTTGA
- a CDS encoding methyltransferase domain-containing protein produces the protein MALVVLVAALVGATDSPFTSEPAPKTYQGRVIAPPMSYRGAGWLDRADRDAVQQPEKVLDALHIQLGNTVADIGAGTGYFSLRLAKRVGPQGRVLATDIQPQMLAMLKDNMRAAGLGNIELLLCTPTDAKLPEKSLDLALMVDVYHELEYPEATLAQVRRALKPEGRLVLVEYRGEDPNVPIKPEHKTTLTQLRTEIEPLGWKVVEVLEFLEQQRIVVFGKAEQSQDHDGGSLE, from the coding sequence TTGGCGCTTGTGGTGCTCGTGGCGGCGCTTGTGGGTGCCACCGACTCCCCGTTCACGTCCGAGCCAGCCCCCAAAACCTACCAAGGTCGGGTGATTGCTCCACCGATGAGCTATCGCGGCGCGGGGTGGCTCGACCGGGCCGACCGCGACGCTGTGCAACAACCCGAAAAAGTGCTGGATGCTCTACACATTCAACTAGGCAACACGGTTGCCGACATCGGGGCAGGGACCGGCTATTTCAGCCTACGGCTGGCGAAACGTGTCGGCCCGCAAGGGCGCGTCCTGGCCACCGACATCCAGCCGCAAATGCTGGCCATGCTCAAAGACAACATGCGCGCCGCTGGCCTCGGGAACATCGAACTCCTCCTCTGCACGCCCACCGACGCCAAGCTGCCGGAGAAGAGCCTCGACTTGGCGTTGATGGTGGATGTCTATCACGAACTGGAGTATCCGGAAGCAACGTTGGCGCAGGTGCGCCGCGCCTTGAAGCCGGAAGGACGGCTCGTCTTGGTTGAGTATCGCGGAGAAGATCCGAACGTGCCCATTAAGCCCGAGCACAAAACCACGCTGACGCAGCTCCGCACCGAGATCGAACCGCTGGGATGGAAAGTCGTCGAGGTCCTGGAGTTTCTCGAACAGCAGCGCATCGTCGTTTTTGGCAAGGCCGAGCAATCCCAAGACCACGATGGCGGTTCCCTCGAGTAG
- a CDS encoding 3-keto-5-aminohexanoate cleavage protein, with amino-acid sequence MDKIIIKACLNGGRGREQSPHVPWTPQEIADEAQRCAEAGASIVHIHARTASGGTSYDPAWYAEADRLIRARTNLIVNHTTARLPDASIEQVLRYLRETPEPVDMVSLNTGNIVVNSPLTNGTRRTLAIPNSYEDIRQTILACRERGIVPEPAVLDTGFLTNVATLVEDGLLPTPRYLLVEFSGRFGDGFQIMPGTPRSYFYMTDCVKELFPGTIWAAHGIEDSVFTIGSLAIATGAHLRVGFEDRATLIDGSLARSSADFVSWAVAVARAHGRTPATPQEARAMIGLPGR; translated from the coding sequence ATGGACAAAATCATCATTAAAGCCTGTCTGAACGGCGGGCGCGGGCGCGAGCAGAGTCCGCACGTGCCGTGGACGCCCCAAGAAATCGCCGACGAGGCGCAACGCTGCGCGGAGGCTGGCGCGTCGATCGTGCACATCCACGCGCGCACGGCCTCCGGTGGCACCAGTTACGACCCGGCCTGGTACGCGGAAGCGGATCGCCTCATCCGCGCCCGCACTAATCTCATCGTCAATCACACCACCGCGCGTCTGCCCGATGCCTCCATCGAGCAGGTGTTGCGCTATCTCCGCGAAACTCCAGAGCCGGTGGACATGGTTTCGTTGAACACCGGCAACATCGTCGTCAACTCGCCGCTGACCAACGGCACGCGGCGCACCTTGGCGATTCCCAATTCGTACGAGGATATTCGCCAGACTATTCTGGCCTGTCGCGAGCGCGGCATCGTCCCCGAGCCGGCAGTGCTCGACACCGGGTTTCTCACCAACGTAGCCACGCTGGTGGAAGACGGACTGCTGCCGACGCCGCGCTACCTGCTCGTGGAATTTTCCGGGCGCTTCGGCGACGGGTTTCAGATCATGCCCGGCACCCCACGCAGCTACTTTTACATGACGGACTGCGTCAAAGAGCTGTTTCCCGGTACCATCTGGGCGGCGCACGGGATTGAAGACAGCGTGTTCACCATCGGCAGTCTGGCTATCGCGACCGGCGCGCATCTGCGCGTGGGTTTCGAGGATCGGGCGACGTTGATTGACGGTTCTCTCGCGCGGAGCAGCGCGGACTTCGTCTCCTGGGCAGTGGCAGTCGCCCGCGCCCATGGCCGTACACCGGCGACACCGCAAGAGGCAAGAGCGATGATCGGGCTGCCCGGGCGGTAG
- a CDS encoding thiamine pyrophosphate-binding protein: MGTIRGDQVIAQCFKNEGVDTFFFMMGGPTSGTAGACLDLGMQGIYVRHEQAAAMMAHAYARVTGKPGICITPSGPGTANAVTGLANAWADASPIIAIGGSAPMRATTLDSFQEMDQVAMMKPVVKAAYRVDIASRIPEFVSLAFREAMDGKKGPVYLDLPGDILATKLDDEKLYWPTQYRVDARPAGDPVLVRRAVELLAQAKHPLLVTGSGVLWSGASAELQQFVDATGIPFFTTPQGRGVIPEDHPRAFPAARSTAFREADVVLVIGARANSMLSFLRAPRFSPDAKFINVNLDGKEIGHNRGVEVGIVGDAKLVLQQMIAEAAGKIDGRQETAWVAQLAAKQRSNEERSAEVLHSSKVPIHPLRLCREVREIVSRDTILVVDGHEILNFARQSIPVYEAGTSLNAGPHGCMGIGVPFGIGAKAARPDKPVLVLSGDGAFGWNGMEMDTAIRHHLAIVVVVSNNGGFTSRQTGRMSAGNIGPANIGRDLGYQRYDKMVEALGGYGEFVENPNDIRAAIERAFASGKPALVNVCTDPEAQAATDMGFGGY; the protein is encoded by the coding sequence ATGGGTACGATTCGTGGCGATCAAGTCATTGCACAATGTTTCAAGAACGAAGGGGTCGATACGTTTTTCTTCATGATGGGCGGACCGACCAGCGGCACGGCCGGCGCGTGCCTCGACCTAGGCATGCAAGGGATTTACGTCCGTCATGAGCAAGCTGCCGCCATGATGGCGCACGCTTACGCGCGAGTGACCGGCAAGCCGGGTATTTGCATCACGCCCTCGGGTCCGGGCACGGCCAACGCCGTCACCGGCCTCGCCAATGCCTGGGCCGATGCCTCGCCGATTATCGCTATTGGCGGCTCCGCGCCCATGCGAGCCACAACTCTCGACTCTTTTCAGGAGATGGACCAAGTGGCGATGATGAAGCCGGTGGTGAAAGCCGCGTATCGCGTGGATATCGCCTCGCGCATTCCCGAGTTCGTCAGCCTGGCGTTCCGCGAAGCGATGGACGGCAAGAAGGGTCCCGTCTACCTCGATCTTCCCGGCGACATCCTCGCCACCAAACTGGATGATGAAAAACTCTACTGGCCGACGCAGTATCGTGTGGATGCCCGCCCTGCCGGAGATCCGGTCTTGGTGCGACGCGCGGTAGAACTCTTGGCGCAGGCGAAACATCCATTGCTGGTGACCGGCAGCGGCGTGTTGTGGTCCGGCGCGTCAGCGGAACTGCAACAATTCGTGGACGCCACCGGCATCCCGTTCTTTACCACGCCACAAGGGCGCGGCGTCATTCCTGAAGATCATCCGCGGGCGTTCCCGGCGGCACGCTCCACGGCGTTCCGCGAGGCGGATGTTGTGCTGGTGATCGGCGCGCGCGCGAATTCCATGCTCTCGTTTCTGCGCGCGCCGCGTTTCTCGCCGGATGCGAAGTTCATCAACGTTAACCTTGACGGGAAAGAGATTGGGCACAACCGTGGGGTCGAGGTCGGCATCGTCGGCGACGCGAAACTCGTGCTCCAACAAATGATTGCTGAAGCCGCCGGGAAAATCGACGGCAGACAAGAGACCGCCTGGGTAGCGCAACTTGCGGCCAAGCAACGCTCGAACGAGGAGCGCTCGGCTGAAGTGTTGCACTCCAGCAAGGTGCCGATTCATCCGTTGCGCCTGTGCCGCGAGGTGCGGGAAATCGTCTCCCGCGACACTATTCTTGTGGTCGATGGGCACGAGATCCTCAACTTCGCCCGGCAATCCATCCCCGTGTACGAAGCTGGGACCAGCCTGAACGCCGGGCCGCATGGCTGCATGGGTATCGGGGTGCCGTTCGGTATCGGTGCCAAAGCCGCGCGCCCGGACAAACCGGTGTTGGTGTTGAGCGGTGACGGTGCGTTTGGGTGGAACGGCATGGAGATGGATACCGCGATTCGCCACCATCTGGCCATCGTGGTGGTGGTGTCCAATAATGGCGGCTTCACTTCACGTCAGACCGGACGGATGTCGGCAGGGAACATCGGTCCGGCCAACATCGGTCGTGACTTGGGCTATCAACGCTACGACAAGATGGTCGAGGCGCTGGGCGGATACGGCGAGTTTGTGGAAAACCCGAACGATATTCGTGCGGCTATCGAGCGCGCCTTCGCCAGCGGCAAACCCGCACTGGTGAATGTATGCACCGACCCCGAGGCGCAAGCCGCTACCGACATGGGGTTTGGCGGGTATTAG